CCCGGCACGAGAACGGGGCACGCGCCGTCGCCTGGCTCGAGCTGTCCACTCCCGATCCGGGGCGCCTCCACCGCTGAATGTCGGGCGGGGAGGCGCCGGTCCGCCTCGCGGAGGGTGCGCCCGGACTGCGTCGCGTCGCGGTGGCGACGCGAGATGGCGAAGTCGTGCTGGGCTAGCTCAGGCCTTGGCTGGCGGTCGGGGCGTGACGTGCCCGCACTTTTCACAGGTGCGGTGGGTCTCGCTGCCGTAGAACTCCTCGTAGGCGCGCGAGACGGGATCCTCCCGATAGTCCCCGACGTGCTTGACGCTCTGGTGAAGCTGGGTGCCGCACTTCTCGCAGTACCACGTGAACCGGTCTTGCTCCTCCGGGCGCCGCTTGCGCTCGAGCACCAGGACGAAGGAATCGGGCGAGAACCGCGGAGAGTGAGGCGTCCCCGCCGGGCAATAGATGATCTCGCCCTCGCGGACCACCGCCACCTTCTCCTCGCCGCCGGGCGTGCGGTAGTGGAGGTTCATGTCACCCTTGATCATGAACATGACCTCGTCGCTGGGGTCGCTGTGGAACTCGCTGCGATGCTCGCGCCCGCGCGCCACGAAGGCGATGCTGTCGGGCGCCTGCCAGAGGACGGTGTTGGGCCGGGAGGAGTTGCGGATGGTGGTCATGACCTGACCGAGGTCGACGGCTCGCATCTCATCCATCGAAGCGCTCCCTCCTGGCTAGGGGTTTCACCGAGGCTTTCCTCCTTCGCCGATCAGCCGTCGCCATGCCGCCGAAGGGCCCGGCAGTCTTGATGAAATCCGGCCAGTCCAGGCGCCGCCTGAGGCCCCTCCGCCATTGAAAAGTCCCCCGCAAAGATTGAAGAGTCCTCCGTAAAGGTCGGGGGAAACTGGCGC
Above is a genomic segment from Candidatus Methylomirabilota bacterium containing:
- a CDS encoding 3-hydroxybutyryl-CoA dehydratase produces the protein MDEMRAVDLGQVMTTIRNSSRPNTVLWQAPDSIAFVARGREHRSEFHSDPSDEVMFMIKGDMNLHYRTPGGEEKVAVVREGEIIYCPAGTPHSPRFSPDSFVLVLERKRRPEEQDRFTWYCEKCGTQLHQSVKHVGDYREDPVSRAYEEFYGSETHRTCEKCGHVTPRPPAKA